A portion of the Hoplias malabaricus isolate fHopMal1 chromosome 1, fHopMal1.hap1, whole genome shotgun sequence genome contains these proteins:
- the selenon gene encoding selenoprotein N: protein MTAEEAEEVPGTESPASPGKERGTPSSVDGGVGRFRRTWALSTLLIIVAVPIIGVGVKYYQDTLIWMRHEAGLKTLGPEGLFLFSSLDLDHDSYLSPEEFKPIAEKLTGIPPPAEFEEEFLHDPNGETLTLNAEMEPLLLETMTKSKDGFLGVSHSSLSGLRSWKSPVVPSSTFSAPQFRVFLPPKGKGELGDTWWIVPSELNIFTGYLPNNRYHPPTPRGKEVLIHNLLSMFHPRPFVKSRFAPQGVVACVRAISDFYYDIVFRIHAEFQLNEVPHFPFWFTPGQFAGHIILSKDASHVRDFHLYVPNDKSLNVDMEWLYGASESSSMEVDIGYLPQMELKAAGPSTPSVIYDEQGNVIDRQGEGGQPIQFIFEEIHWSSEISQEEAANRIEVTFYSFKKVPYLPFPEAFSRAEAERKLVHSILLWGALDDQSCUGSGRTLRETVLESSPVLALLNQSFISSWSLVKELEDLQADEQNLILSQKARLHLEKYSFPVEMMVALPNGTVVHHINANNFLDQTSMKPEENPSFSFAGGFEDPSTSTYISFLQEGLEKAKPYLQS from the exons ATGACGGCGGAGGAGGCTGAAGAGGTGCCGGGGACGGAGAGCCCCGCAAGCCCGGGGAAGGAGCGCGGTACTCCGTCTTCAGTAGACGGAGGGGTCGGTCGTTTTCGACGGACGTGGGCTCTTTCAACGTTACTTATTATTGTTGCTGTTCCCATTATCGGCGTGGGCGTGAAATACTACCAAGACACTTTAATTTGGATGCGACAC GAAGCAGGACTGAAAACCCTGGGGCCAGAAGGACTCTTCCTGTTCTCTTCTCTGGATCTAGACCATGACTCATATCTCAGCCCTGAGGAGTTCAAACCCATCGCAGAAAAACTGACAG GTATTCCCCCTCCTGCAGAGTTTGAGGAAGAGTTTCTTCACGATCCAAATGGTGAGACGCTTACTCTTAATGCTGAAATGGAGCCACTTCTACTTGAGACCATGACCAAGAGCAAGGATGGCTTCCTAGGG gtgtCCCATAGTTCCCTGAGTGGGTTGCGATCATGGAAGAGCCCTGTTGTTCCCTCTTCCACTTTCTCTGCTCCTCAGTTCCGAGTGTTTCTGCCTCCCAAAGGAAAGGGGGAGCTGGGGGACACATGGTGGATTGTTCCCAGCGAACTCAACATCTTCACTGGTTACCTGCCTAATAACCGCTACCACCCTCCAACCCCCCGTGGCAAAGAG GTTCTCATCCACAACCTGCTGAGTATGTTTCATCCTCGACCATTTGTCAAATCCCGCTTTGCTCCTCAGGGAGTTGTTGCCTGTGTTCGAGCTATCAGTGACTTTTACTATGATATCGTGTTCAG GATACATGCTGAGTTCCAGCTGAATGAGGTGCCACATTTCCCATTCTGGTTCACTCCTGGTCAGTTTGCTGGCCACATCATCCTCTCCAAAGATGCATCTCATGTCAGAGACTTCCATCTCTATGTCCCTAATGACAA ATCGCTGAATGTTGATATGGAGTGGTTGTATGGTGCCAGTGAAAGCAGTAGCATGGAAGTGGACATTGGATACCTGCCACAG ATGGAGTTGAAAGCAGCAGGTCCGTCCACTCCCTCTGTGATCTATGACGAGCAGGGGAATGTGATTGACCGCCAGGGGGAGGGAGGACAACCCATTCAGTTTATTTTCGAGGAGATCCACTGGAGCTCTGAGATCAGCCAAGAAGAGGCGGCCAATCGCATTGAGGTCACCTTCTATTCTTTCAAAAAG GTTCCATATCTGCCTTTCCCAGAAGCCTTCAGCAGAGCAGAAGCGGAGAGGAAGCTGGTTCACTCTATCCTCCTCTGGGGTGCTCTAGATGATCAGTCCTGCTGAG gTTCAGGGCGGACTCTCCGGGAGACAGTCCTGGAAAGTTCGCCCGTCCTGGCCTTGCTCAATCAGAGCTTTATCAGCAGCTGGTCTCTGGTCAAAGAGCTGGAAGACCTGCAG gctgatgaacagaatctgATTTTGAGCCAAAAGGCACGTTTACACCTGGAGAAGTACAGCTTCCCAGTGGAGATGATGGTGGCACTGCCTAATGGGACAGTG GTCCACCACATCAATGCTAACAACTTCCTGGACCAGACGTCCATGAAGCCAGAGGAGAATCCGTCGTTCAGTTTCGCTGGTGGTTTTGAGGATCCCTCAACCTCCACTTACATCAGCTTTCTACAGGAGGGACTGGAGAAGGCCAAACCTTACCTCCAATCGTAA
- the znf593 gene encoding zinc finger protein 593: protein MGKSKQVGNHKSDKKKNIAKTWKTKRRTKDLDQIHVDMIPANSAKLLKQDLDYDVTGCAQHYCLHCARYFIDLKALKEHFKTKVHKKRLKQLREEPYTQAEAERAAGMGSYIAPKKVEVQTQQVEEDMN, encoded by the exons ATGGGTAAATCCAAGCAGGTGGGCAATCACAAAAGTGACAAGAAGAAGAACATTGCAAAGACCTGGAAGACAAAGAGAAGGACTAAGGATCTGGATCAGATCCATGTCGACATGATCCCCGCAAACTCAGCCAAGCTGCTGAAGCAGGACCTGGACTACGACGTCACTGGCTGTGCCCAGCATTACTGCCTCCACTGCGC GCGATACTTTATTGATCTGAAAGCCCTCAAGGAGCATTTCAAGACCAAAGTCCATAAAAAACG TTTGAAGCAACTGAGGGAGGAACCATACACTCAGGCTGAGGCTGAGAGAGCAGCGGGGATGGGCTCCTACATTGCTCCCAAAAAGGTGGAAGTGCAAACACAGCAGGTTGAGGAGGATATGAACTAA